The following coding sequences are from one Nicotiana tabacum cultivar K326 chromosome 1, ASM71507v2, whole genome shotgun sequence window:
- the LOC107823823 gene encoding RNA polymerase sigma factor sigB-like has protein sequence MSCLLPQFKCLPDTFALSFKTHQQSAPQRSKGRDPSQLWTQCVLSTSSTAAATVLDIEKLQLPSIDRSWKTPLVNATTTEVDVQKLKLQSLEAHSPGYSGGVALSTEANTKAALATENLLTGEEAVIAAAAAEAVALAKAALKVAKDAVMMVGHNNSDDTVAGVDTTQLLERFQPGETGRNSIVGELKASEMRWSESNSSGNSLTDSEDLEPTHEELELLQTELLNGIAVRSKRQNERKARRARAVERAAANVVSVKSGSAGRKKRASVQDVDYSDPLRYLRGTTSTSRLLTASEEHKLSEGIQELLKLERLQEELAERCGGQPTSAQWAAAAGVDLKTLRKHINYGILCKDKMIKSNIRLVISIAKNYQGAGMNLQDLVQEGCRGLVRGAEKFDASKGFKFSTYAHWWIKQAVRKSLSDQSRTIRLPFHMVEATYRVKEARKQLYSENGRHPDEEELAEATGLSMKRLTAAMLTPKAPRSLDQKIGFNQNLKPSEVIADPEAETSEETLIKQFMKQDLQKVLDTLNPRERQVIRWRFGLEDGRMKTLQEIGELMSVSRERIRQIESSAFRKLKNKKRTKNLQQYITA, from the exons ATGTCTTGCCTATTGCCTCAATTCAAGTGTCTGCCTGATACTTTTGCCCTTAGCTTCAAAACCCATCAACAGTCTGCCCCTCAACGCT caaaaggTAGAGATCCTTCTCAATTGTGGACTCAATGTGTCTTATCCACTTCATCAACAGCGGCAGCTACAGTGCTTGATATTGAGAAGCTACAGTTACCATCTATAGACAGATCATGGAAAACACCATTGGTAAATGCCACAACCACAGAAGTAGATGTACAGAAGCTAAAATTGCAGTCATTGGAGGCTCATTCACCAGGATACAGTGGAGGAGTTGCTCTGTCCACTGAG GCAAACACTAAAGCTGCTTTAGCTACTGAAAATCTTCTTACGGGTGAAGAAGCTGTAatagctgctgctgctgctgaagCAGTTGCTTTGGCAAAAGCTGCATTAAAAGTTGCAAAAGATGCTGTGATGATGGTCGGCCATAACAACTCAGATGACACTGTGGCAGGTGTGGATACTACCCAGCTGCTTGAGAGGTTTCAACCTGGCGAGACGGGGCGAAACAGCATAGTTGGGGAGCTAAAGGCAAGTGAGATGAGATGGAGCGAAAGTAATTCATCCGGAAACTCACTTACAGATTCTGAGGACCTGGAACCAACACATGAAGAGCTGGAACTTCTTCAAACAGAGCTTTTAAATGGTATAGCTGTAAGATCTAAGCGTCAAAATGAACGGAAGGCTAGAAGAGCGAGAGCAGTAGAGAGGGCTGCAGCCAATGTTGTGTCAGTGAAGTCTGGCTCCGCAGGCCGAAAAAAGCGTGCGTCAGTACAGGATGTTGATTACTCTGATCCATTGCGTTACTTGAGAGGAACAACAAGTACTTCTAGGCTGCTCACTGCATCTGAAGAACATAAGTTGTCAGAAGGAATACAG GAGCTACTGAAGTTGGAAAGGCTTCAGGAGGAGCTTGCAGAGCGCTGTGGGGGTCAGCCCACTTCCGCACAATGGGCTGCTGCAGCCGGAGTTGACCTGAAGACCCTACGGAAGCATATAAACTATGGAATTCTTTGTAAAGATAAAATGATTAAGAGCAACATAAGGCTTGTTATATCCATTGCCAAAAATTATCAAGGGGCAGGAATGAATCTTCAAGATTTGGTTCAG GAAGGATGTCGTGGCCTTGTAAGGGGTGCTGAAAAGTTTGACGCTTCAAAGGGTTTTAAGTTCTCAACATACGCTCATTGGTGGATTAAACAGGCTGTTAGGAAGTCGCTTTCTGATCAATCTAGGACAATTCGGTTGCCA TTTCACATGGTCGAGGCAACTTATAGAGTTAAGGAAGCAAGAAAGCAATTATATAGTGAAAATGGTAGACATCCTGATGAGGAGGAACTAGCTGAAGCAACGGGATTGTCAATGAAGAGGCTCACTGCTGCGATGCTAACTCCTAAAGCTCCGAGATCACTTGACCAGAAAATTGGATTCAACCAAAATCTCAAACCTTCG GAAGTGATTGCAGACCCTGAAGCCGAAACATCAGAAGAGACATTGATCAAGCAGTTCATGAAACAGGACCTACAGAAGGTTTTAGATACCCTGAATCCAAGGGAGAGGCAGGTTATTCGATGGCGATTTGGACTGGAAGATGGGAGGATGAAGACATTGCAAGAGATTGGGGAATTAATGAGCGTAAGCCGGGAGAGAATCAGGCAAATTGAGTCTAGTGCATTCCGCAAGttaaagaacaagaaaagaacGAAAAATTTGCAGCAATATATTACTGCTTAA